Proteins encoded together in one Verrucomicrobiia bacterium window:
- a CDS encoding helix-turn-helix domain-containing protein, which produces MSQEWPLMLAEEVLAPGEEREFVAGGWRFILVEEGVLYWLGRPRAREVVRHELLVAAPGTAGSVRASQINGARVRRFSANLGALLGVFSLAERDALRRLEAPDAFGVEVLPATHAAAHRLAQLGVSETLPQRALGRGELLHVALLALADDIRRADESRPGISTAERRLRELMLNAPDADLLARSPEDIAAMCGCSVRHLRRLLRTAFQFNLRLAREEVRLHKARELVEQTGIRIADVARSVGYRHVGQFNASFKRMFGHTPSECRLRRAASLTAAVPDSAGRLGKLSSPEEQEP; this is translated from the coding sequence GTGAGTCAGGAGTGGCCATTGATGCTTGCCGAGGAGGTGCTTGCCCCGGGCGAAGAACGCGAGTTTGTCGCGGGGGGATGGCGATTCATTTTGGTTGAGGAGGGCGTGTTGTATTGGCTGGGGCGTCCGCGGGCGCGGGAGGTTGTCAGGCACGAATTGTTGGTCGCAGCGCCGGGCACGGCGGGCAGCGTGCGTGCCAGCCAGATCAACGGCGCCCGCGTGCGGCGGTTCAGCGCCAATTTGGGGGCGTTGCTGGGCGTTTTCAGTCTGGCGGAGCGCGACGCGTTGCGCCGGCTGGAAGCGCCCGATGCGTTTGGGGTCGAAGTGCTCCCCGCCACGCACGCGGCCGCCCACCGACTCGCCCAACTGGGCGTTTCCGAAACGCTGCCCCAGCGGGCCTTGGGGCGGGGCGAACTGCTGCACGTCGCACTGCTGGCGCTGGCGGATGACATCAGGCGGGCCGACGAATCCCGGCCGGGCATTTCCACGGCGGAGCGGCGTTTGCGGGAGCTGATGCTGAACGCGCCGGATGCCGATCTGTTGGCGCGCTCGCCCGAGGACATCGCGGCGATGTGCGGCTGCAGCGTGCGCCATCTGCGCCGGCTCTTGCGAACGGCGTTCCAATTCAACCTGCGTCTGGCGCGGGAAGAAGTGCGGCTGCACAAGGCGCGCGAGCTGGTCGAGCAAACCGGCATTCGCATCGCCGACGTGGCGCGCAGCGTTGGTTACCGGCATGTGGGACAATTCAACGCCTCCTTCAAGCGCATGTTTGGCCACACGCCTTCGGAATGCCGGTTACGGCGGGCCGCGTCGCTGACGGCAGCGGTTCCTGATTCGGCGGGCCGGCTGGGCAAGCTGTCGTCGCC